The following proteins are co-located in the Amphiprion ocellaris isolate individual 3 ecotype Okinawa chromosome 7, ASM2253959v1, whole genome shotgun sequence genome:
- the aifm4 gene encoding apoptosis inducing factor mitochondria associated 4: MNQESGKPGEQEEVTGLVCEEADLKDGQMKEVTVGDQKVLLVRTHGQYSAIGNQCTHYSAALVKGALSGDRVRCPFHGACFNVKTGDIEEYPGLDSVPSYKVKVEDGKVYVTIDKKSLKLTKRVKEMCTMRPEVKHTILLIGGGPASLVCAETLRQNCYQGRIIIMTKDTLLPFDKTKLSKAMNLDSSSILLRSSDFLQQYGIEVWTQKEVVSVNPADKTVKISDGSSQHYDQLLIATGCRARPLSCPGSDLKGVNVLQCYEDAKEINGSSPGHKAVVIGASFIGMEVASYLSDKAASVALVGTSRYPYERSLGPEIGNMSMQMLEEQNVKFYMKDEVTEIRGENGKVKEVVLKSGTVLEADVVIAGIGVIPNSDFLAGSNVEVDSKKAVIVDKYMRTNIPDVFAAGDVTSFPLTIRGDQRVNIGHWQMSQAHGRIAALNMLKKPTKIESIPFFWTVLLGKSIRYAGYAEGYTEIVFKGKVEERKFVALYIKDEVVVAAASLMFDPAVSRVAELMATGQTLTKAQAQAEDLSWLQM; this comes from the exons ATGAATCAAGAATCAGGTAAGCctggagagcaggaggaggtgacAGGACTGGTTTGTGAAGAGGCTGATCTCAAAGATGGACA AATGAAAGAAGTAACTGTGGGAGATCAGAAGGTGTTGTTAGTCCGAACCCACGGCCAGTACAGCGCTATTGGAAACCAGTGCACTCATTACAGTGCTGCTCTGGTTAAAG GAGCTTTGAGTGGTGACAGAGTGAGATGTCCTTTTCATGGTGCTTGCTTCAATGTGAAAACTGGAGATATTGAGGAGTATCCAGGTCTGGACAGTGTACCCAGCTATAAG GTCAAAGTTGAGGATGGAAAGGTGTACGTTACCATAGACAAAAAG TCTCTGAAGTTGACCAAGCGGGTGAAGGAGATGTGCACGATGCGTCCAGAAGTCAAACATACTATTCTGCTGATAGGAGGAG GCCCTGCCTCTCTGGTTTGTGCTGAGACACTTCGACAAAACTGCTACCAGGGCCGCATTATCATCATGACCAAAGACACTCTGCTTCCATTTGACAAGACCAAACTGAGTAAG GCTATGAATctagacagcagcagcatcctacTCCGGTCAAGTGACTTTTTGCAACAGTATGGGATAGAAGTGTGGACACAGAAGGAG GTGGTGTCAGTAAATCCAGCTGACAAGACAGTGAAGATTAGTGATGGCAGTTCGCAGCATTATGACCAGCTCCTTATTGCAACAGGCTGCAG AGCTCGGCCACTCAGTTGTCCCGGTTCAGACCTGAAGGGAGTAAATGTGCTGCAGTGTTACGAAGACGCCAAAGAGATTAATGGCTCCAGCCCTGGCCACAAGGCTGTCGTTATCGGAGCATCTTTCATAG GTATGGAGGTGGcttcctacttatcagacaaaGCTGCCAGTGTGGCTTTGGTTGGCACTTCCAGATACCCGTATGAACGAAGTCTGGGACCAGAGATTGGGAACATGAGTATGCAA ATGTTGGAGGAACAGAATGTGAAGTTTTACATGAAAGATGAAGTCACTGAAATCAGAGGGGAGAACGGCAAG GTGAAAGAGGTGGTGCTGAAGAGCGGTACAGTCCTGGAGGCTGACGTAGTGATTGCAGGAATTG GTGTAATCCCCAATTCAGACTTCTTGGCAGGAAGCAACGTGGAAGTGGATTCAAAAAAAGCTGTGATTGTTGACAAG TACATGAGGACCAACATACCAGATGTTTTTGCTGCTGGAGATGTCACTTCGTTCCCTCTGACAATTCGTGGCGACCAGAGGGTCAACATTGGTCACTGGCAAATGTCACAAGCTCACG GAAGAATCGCAGCCCTGAACATGCTGAAGAAACCAACCAAAATTGAGTCTATCCCTTTCTTCTGGACTGTGTTGCTTGGGAAGAGTATCAGATACGCAG GCTATGCAGAAGGATACACAGAAATCGTTTTCAAAGGCAAAGTGGAAGAAAGGAAGTTTGTGGCGCTTTACATAAA GGATGAGGTGGTGGTTGCTGCGGCCAGCCTGATGTTTGATCCCGCTGTGTCTCGTGTTGCAGAGCTGATGGCTACTGGCCAGACCTTAACAAAAGCACAGGCTCA